In Cetobacterium sp. 8H, one genomic interval encodes:
- a CDS encoding recombinase family protein, giving the protein MIKYYVRVSTVEQKLDRQLLAYDKADIVYSDKVSGKDKERPQLKIMLEGLQKDDVVVVKSLDRLSRSTMDLLEIAKDIEDKGATLKVLDKDIDTGTAIGKFFLTIIGAVAELERENINQRVREGVAIAKAEGKYKGRKKGSIELKGDSLNRFKMFYNKGFNKTELSKEFGVPRATIYRWEKVLKERGEL; this is encoded by the coding sequence ATGATAAAGTATTATGTTAGGGTTTCAACAGTAGAGCAAAAATTAGATAGACAACTTTTAGCTTACGATAAGGCTGATATTGTTTACAGTGATAAGGTATCTGGAAAGGATAAAGAAAGACCTCAGTTGAAAATTATGCTAGAAGGATTACAAAAGGATGATGTGGTTGTTGTTAAATCTTTAGATAGATTGAGTCGTAGTACAATGGATTTGTTAGAAATAGCTAAAGATATTGAAGATAAAGGAGCTACTCTAAAAGTTTTAGATAAAGATATTGATACAGGAACAGCTATCGGTAAATTCTTTTTAACTATAATTGGAGCAGTTGCAGAATTAGAAAGGGAAAATATCAATCAAAGAGTTAGAGAAGGTGTTGCCATTGCTAAGGCTGAAGGAAAATACAAAGGAAGAAAAAAAGGCAGCATAGAATTAAAAGGTGATAGCTTAAATAGATTTAAAATGTTTTATAATAAGGGATTCAATAAAACTGAGTTGTCAAAAGAGTTTGGTGTTCCAAGAGCTACTATTTATAGATGGGAAAAGGTTCTTAAAGAAAGAGGAGAATTATAA
- a CDS encoding HNH endonuclease, protein MDTFSYFDTDVTVKSRQALENYDDIKFFRENNKMLEEVEKIIEKKNNIANILKKFFKDNKYINNPNYYRFKNEIDKTLNRTEAYIIKVNYITSSGNNLGLREIAITQNHINKYKKNPALLMTKGEYNKLIKEKEKKDLSQKQQEYYDIVNNIIDYANTNKDSLITKENREDVDNLIGQLFDRTVNSIKKIKTLDSEEWPFIKDFMLNLKNEIEKIIDKNQQIIEYYESPSFLKIKETCEVLMSSQKEFNEYINEKVQFISQLFGTRVVRNETIADDEYNYIRPYKKTITPFTAEVSSTVFASAENNPLEYIIKYFYTNKKLYPEQIKKLYQLVEELETLSEAKQIIENYKIEYQQYLGDVPDFIMKNDEAGFYSRLGFATINESVLIVEYKFSYTSNGGMVQRSFTIPMKEETIIELIKALENKLTISAFIKEQRTLMTKKIREFIKTRDNFTCCNCNNSTEIEPNLLLEIDHIIPISKGGETIEDNLQTLCWKCNRAKSNKIITC, encoded by the coding sequence TTGGATACATTTTCTTATTTTGATACGGATGTAACTGTAAAAAGTCGTCAAGCATTAGAAAACTATGACGATATCAAATTTTTTAGAGAAAATAATAAAATGCTTGAAGAAGTAGAAAAAATTATCGAGAAGAAAAATAATATTGCAAATATTTTAAAAAAATTTTTTAAAGATAATAAGTATATTAATAATCCTAATTACTATCGATTTAAAAATGAAATTGATAAAACTTTAAACAGAACTGAAGCTTATATAATTAAAGTTAATTACATAACATCAAGTGGTAATAATCTAGGTTTAAGGGAAATAGCTATAACTCAAAATCACATAAATAAATATAAGAAAAATCCAGCTTTACTTATGACTAAAGGAGAATACAATAAACTTATAAAAGAAAAAGAAAAAAAAGATTTAAGTCAAAAACAACAAGAATATTATGATATTGTCAATAATATAATTGATTATGCAAATACAAATAAAGATTCTTTAATTACTAAGGAAAATCGTGAAGATGTAGATAATTTAATTGGACAACTATTTGATAGAACGGTTAATAGTATCAAAAAGATAAAAACTCTTGATAGTGAAGAGTGGCCTTTTATTAAGGATTTTATGCTAAATCTTAAAAATGAAATAGAAAAAATTATAGATAAAAATCAACAGATAATTGAATATTATGAGTCTCCTAGTTTTTTAAAAATTAAAGAAACTTGTGAAGTATTAATGAGCTCTCAAAAAGAATTTAATGAATATATTAATGAAAAAGTTCAATTTATATCACAACTTTTTGGTACTAGGGTTGTACGTAATGAAACAATCGCTGATGATGAATATAACTATATTCGTCCTTATAAAAAAACAATTACACCTTTTACTGCAGAGGTTTCATCAACAGTATTTGCAAGTGCTGAAAATAATCCTTTAGAATATATAATAAAGTATTTTTATACTAATAAAAAATTATATCCTGAGCAAATTAAAAAACTATATCAACTTGTAGAAGAACTTGAAACTTTAAGCGAAGCAAAACAGATTATTGAAAATTACAAAATAGAGTATCAACAATATCTCGGTGATGTTCCTGATTTTATTATGAAAAATGATGAGGCAGGATTCTACTCACGTCTTGGATTTGCTACTATTAATGAAAGTGTACTTATTGTAGAGTATAAATTCTCATATACCTCTAATGGTGGAATGGTCCAGAGATCATTTACTATACCAATGAAAGAAGAAACTATTATAGAGTTGATTAAAGCATTAGAAAATAAACTTACTATAAGTGCCTTTATAAAAGAGCAACGGACTTTAATGACAAAAAAAATACGTGAATTTATCAAAACTCGTGATAATTTTACTTGTTGTAACTGTAATAACTCTACAGAGATTGAACCAAACTTATTATTAGAAATAGATCATATTATTCCTATATCAAAGGGTGGTGAAACGATAGAAGATAATCTTCAAACTTTATGCTGGAAATGTAATAGAGCAAAAAGTAACAAAATTATAACTTGTTGA